The Pithys albifrons albifrons isolate INPA30051 chromosome 13, PitAlb_v1, whole genome shotgun sequence genome has a segment encoding these proteins:
- the WDR93 gene encoding WD repeat-containing protein 93 — protein MAANFRRHPLEIPPPSEKDWIRDDEEDFFLQDPDRKHDGLPQPVKMINKLVMQVFESAMEIIERRKVLQEAQNVKVQPTKCFPTAEFQVTGRANCLAVSGKYIFVGLSEGLAAFNTCDCKDVCAWDAVKSEICAIHASDLGNECHVLLAVDEMGLVRLFCFHKESFLLIKVLNEVGDISKRSTCVEVVLSPGGDYAGVLLQDSTKAWLEIYQLPKDSWLMEMEKNPRTTTELACSEMRPSCTSVESFVSANQAVGELNPPVLLLTVKPPKPITGSSFENPLDALKKVDDGSMLGLGYNHLVKDFQWELQEAIFCSTYREYLEAKGVNKEEIPRHATFHFLLPSQVLQVGSDMKVQPDVPAGIGVHWDGNHNFCLYLLNHPLKEQVDSDLKPDVVWPCAAQIACSAVSSCSRYLALAGEDATITIWDKHLGYPLSVTAILEERFIRSIHFLQSSSAASDDTPCPGTGPVCLIVQLLVLCTDSSYYLLKAPRAGKSSITLLADRPEDPNLTVSEVVPILAFPSAVLIFFWNGTVSLMNTDTPQIVYCFSIPPSHAVASPWKPVFTVDTVNSCLLLRGDEQQQDNGLAQSKASHSTIFLFDFNPLKKAFSKEPDLPLKSLQNLSWIERCNIFLHNRYQSPLGLEEPEYWSRLKAQAAAMDKERQKVKGRKKQ, from the exons ATGGCAGCGAATTTCCGCAGGCACCCCCTGGAGATTCCCCCACCATCTGAAAAGGACTGGATACGGGATGATGAGGAAGATTTCTTCCTGCAGGATCCCGACCGGAAGCACGATGGGTTGCCTCAGCCCGTCAAGATGATCAACAAGCTGGTGATGCAGGTCTTTGAGAGTGCTATGGAAATCATTGAAAGAAGGAAGGTGCTCCAAGAAGCACAAAATGTGAAGGTCCAGCCCACAAAATGCTTTCCTACAGCTGAATTCCAG GTGACTGGAAGAGCCAATTGCCTTGCAGTGTCTGGAAAATACATCTTTGTTGGTCTGTCTGAGGGTCTGGCTGCCTTCAACACATGTGACTGTAAAGATGTCTGTGCTTGGGATGCTGTCAAGTCAGAGATCTGTGCCATCCATGCCTCGGATTTGGGGAATGAGTGCCATGTCCTGCTTGCTGTGGATGAAATGG GGCTTGTCCGGCTCTTCTGCTTTCATAAGGAAAGCTTTCTGCTCATTAAAGTCCTAAATGAAGTG GGGGATATCAGCAAGAGAAGCACTTGTGTGGAGGTGGTGCTGTCCCCAGGTGGTGATTACGCAGGAGTCCTGCTGCAAG ACAGCACAAAAGCTTGGCTGGAGATCTACCAGTTGCCTAAGGATTCCTGGCTGATGGAGATGGAAAAGAACCCACGAACTACAACAGAGCTGGCTTGCAGTGAGATGAGGCCAAGCTGTACATCTGTG GAGTCTTTTGTGTCTGCAAACCAAGCTGTTGGAGAGCTGAatcccccagtgctgctgctgacagtgAAGCCACCCAAACCCATTACAG GAAGCAGTTTTGAAAACCCTTTGGATGCCTTGAAGAAAGTGGATGATGGCAGCATGCTCGGTTTGGGGTACAACCACCTAGTCAAGGATTtccagtgggagctgcaggaagcaaTCTTCTGTAGCACATACCGGGAGTATCTGGAGGCCAAGGGTGTGAACAAGGAGGAGATCCCCAG acatgCTACCTTTCATTTCCTCCTGCCTAGCCAGGTCCTACAGGTGGGATCTGATATGAAAGTACAGCCAG ATGTTCCAGCTGGCATTGGTGTGCACTGGGATGGAAACCACAATTTCTGCTTGTACTTACTTAACCATCCACTCAAGGAGCAAGTGG ATTCTGATCTGAAACCTGATGTTGTGTGGCCATGTGCAGCTCAAATTGCATGCTCAGCTGTCAGTTCCTGCTCCAGGTACCTGGCACTAGCAGGTGAAGATGCAACAATAACTATTTGGGATAAACACCTAG GATACCCACTGTCTGTGACTGCCATTCTAGAGGAACGTTTCATCCGTAGTATCCACTTTCTGCAGAGTTcttcagctgccagtgatgaCACACCTTGTCCTGGTACAGGTCCTGTCTGTCTCATTGTGCAGCTTCTAGTGCTGTGTACAGACAGCTCTTACTATTTGCTGAAagctcccagagctgggaaGTCCAGCATCACACTCCTGGCAGACAG GCCTGAAGATCCAAATCTTACTGTCAGTGAAGTGGTGCCCATCCTGGCTTTCCCCAGTGCA GTCTTGATCTTCTTTTGGAATGGCACAGTGTCCCTGATGAACACTGACACACCACAGATTGTTTACTGCTTCAGTATACCACCTTCTCATGCTGTAGCATCCCCCTGGAAGCCAGTGTTCACAGTGGATACTGTAAATTCCTGCTTGCTGCTTCGAG gagatgagcagcagcaggacaatgGATTGGCACAGAGCAAAGCCAGTCACAGCACCATCTTTCTTTTTGATTTCAACCCATTAAAGAAGGCTTTCTCAAAGGAACCAGATTTGCCCCTCAAATCCTTGCAGAACCTGTCATGGATTGAGAGATGTAACATTTTCTTACATAATAG gtaccagagcccactgggactggAGGAACCTGAGTACTGGAGTCGGCTGAAGGCACAAGCAGCTGCCATGGACAAGGAGAGACAGAAAGTGAAGGGACGGAAGAAGCAGTAG